A single window of Symphalangus syndactylus isolate Jambi chromosome 4, NHGRI_mSymSyn1-v2.1_pri, whole genome shotgun sequence DNA harbors:
- the CDKN2AIP gene encoding CDKN2A-interacting protein isoform X1 produces the protein MAQEVSEYLSQNPRVAAWVEALRCDGETDKHWRHRRDFLLRNAGDLAPAGGAASASTDEAADAESGTRNRQLQQLISFSMAWANHVFLGCRYPQKVMDKILSMAEGIKVTDAPTYTTRDELVAKVKKRGISSSNEGVEEPSKKRVIEGKNSSAVEQDHAKTSAKTERASAQQENSSTCTGSAIKSESGNSARSSGISSQNSSTSDGDRSVSSQSISSVSSQVTTAGSGKASEAEAPDKQGSASFVSLLKSSVNSHMTQSTDSRQQSGSPKKSALEGSSVSASQSSSEIAVPLLGSSGSSEVELPLLSSKPSSETVSSGLTSKTSSEASVSSSVAKNSSSSGTSLLTPKSSSSTNTSLLTSKSTSQVASSLLASKSSSQTSASLVSKSTSLASVSQLASKSSSQTSTSQLPSKSTSQSSESSVKFSCKLTNEDVKQKQPFFNRLYKTVAWKLVAVGGFSPNVNHGELLNAAIEALKATLDVFFVPLKELADLPQNKSSQESIVCELRCKSVYLGTGCGKSKENAKAVASREALKLFLKKKVVVKICKRKYRGSEIEDLVLLDEESRPVNLPPALKHPQELL, from the exons ATGGCGCAGGAGGTGTCGGAGTACCTGAGCCAGAACCCGCGGGTGGCCGCCTGGGTGGAGGCGCTGCGCTGCGACGGCGAGACTGACAAACACTGGCGCCACCGCCGGGATTTTTTGCTTCGCAACGCTGGGGACCTGGCCCCCGCTGGCGGCGCTGCCTCCGCTAGCACGGATGAAGCTGCCGACGCCGAGAGCGGGACCCGAAACCGGCAGCTGCAGCAGCTCATCTCCTTTTCCATGGCCTGGGCGAACCACGTCTTTCTCGGGTGCAG atACCCTCAAAAAGTAATGGATAAAATACTTAGTATGGCTGAAGGCATCAAAGTGACAGATGCTCCAACCTATACAACAAGAGATGAACTGGTTGCCAAGGTGAAGAAAAGAGGGATATCGAGTAGCAATG aaggGGTAGAAGAGCCATCCAAAAAACGAGTTATAGAAGGAAAAAACAGTTCTGCAGTTGAGCAAGATCACGCAAAAACTTCTGCCAAGACAGAACGTGCATCAGCTCAGCAGGAAAACAGTTCAACGTGTACAGGGTCGGCCATCAAATCAGAGAGTGGGAACTCAGCTCGGAGCTCTGGCATCTCCAGTCAGAATAGCTCTACAAGTGATGGAGATCGATCTGTTTCCAGCCAAAGCATCAGCAGCGTTTCCTCTCAGGTAACAACGGCAGGATCTGGGAAAGCTTCTGAAGCAGAAGCTCCAGATAAACAAGGTTCTGCATCATTTGTTTCCTTGCTGAAATCCAGTGTGAATAGTCACATGACCCAGTCCACTGATTCTAGACAACAAAGTGGATCACCTAAAAAGAGTGCTTTGGAAGGCTCTTCGGTCTCAGCTTCTCAAAGCAGCTCAGAGATCGCGGTGCCCTTGTTGGGCTCCTCAGGAAGCTCAGAGGTAGAATTGCCACTATTGTCTTCCAAACCTAGTTCAGAGACAGTGTCAAGTGGGTTAACTTCCAAAACTAGTTCAGAGGCAAGTGTTTCATCATCAGTTGCTAAAAACAGTTCCTCATCAGGCACATCCTTACTGACTCCCAAGAGCAGCTCTTCAACAAATACATCGCTGCTAACTTCCAAAAGCACTTCCCAGGTAGCTTCATCACTACTAGCTTCCAAGAGCAGCTCCCAGACCAGTGCATCTCTGGTTTCCAAAAGCACTTCCTTAGCAAGTGTGTCCCAGTTGGCTTCTAAGAGTAGTTCTCAGACTAGCACCTCACAGTTGCCTTCTAAAAGTACTTCACAGTCAAGTGAGAGTTCTGTCAAATTCTCTTGCAAGTTAACCAATGAAGATGTGAAACAGAAGCAACCTTTTTTCAATAGACTATATAAAACGGTGGCATGGAAGTTGGTAGCTGTTGGTGGCTTTAGTCCCAATGTGAATCATGGAGAGCTCCTAAATGCAGCTATTGAGGCTCTGAAAGCAACACTGGATGTATTTTTTGTCCCACTAAAAGAATTGGCAGATCTGCCTCAAAATAAGAGCTCTCAAGAAAGTATTGTTTGTGAATTGAGGTGCAAGTCTGTGTATTTGGGCACTGGCTgtggaaaaagcaaagaaaatgcaaaagcaGTTGCATCAAGAGAAGCATTGAAGTTATTTCTCAAGAAAAAGGTGGtggtaaaaatatgtaaaaggaaATACAGAGGCAGTGAAATAGAAGATCTAGTACTCCTTGATGAAGAATCGAGGCCTGTAAACTTACCTCCAGCACTAAAACATCCTCAAGAATTACTATAA
- the CDKN2AIP gene encoding CDKN2A-interacting protein isoform X3, producing the protein MAQEVSEYLSQNPRVAAWVEALRCDGETDKHWRHRRDFLLRNAGDLAPAGGAASASTDEAADAESGTRNRQLQQLISFSMAWANHVFLGCRYPQKVMDKILSMAEGIKVTDAPTYTTRDELVAKVKKRGISSSNEGVEEPSKKRVIEGKNSSAVEQDHAKTSAKTERASAQQENSSTCTGSAIKSESGNSARSSGISSQNSSTSDGDRSVSSQSISSVSSQRESLCRPVWSAVA; encoded by the exons ATGGCGCAGGAGGTGTCGGAGTACCTGAGCCAGAACCCGCGGGTGGCCGCCTGGGTGGAGGCGCTGCGCTGCGACGGCGAGACTGACAAACACTGGCGCCACCGCCGGGATTTTTTGCTTCGCAACGCTGGGGACCTGGCCCCCGCTGGCGGCGCTGCCTCCGCTAGCACGGATGAAGCTGCCGACGCCGAGAGCGGGACCCGAAACCGGCAGCTGCAGCAGCTCATCTCCTTTTCCATGGCCTGGGCGAACCACGTCTTTCTCGGGTGCAG atACCCTCAAAAAGTAATGGATAAAATACTTAGTATGGCTGAAGGCATCAAAGTGACAGATGCTCCAACCTATACAACAAGAGATGAACTGGTTGCCAAGGTGAAGAAAAGAGGGATATCGAGTAGCAATG aaggGGTAGAAGAGCCATCCAAAAAACGAGTTATAGAAGGAAAAAACAGTTCTGCAGTTGAGCAAGATCACGCAAAAACTTCTGCCAAGACAGAACGTGCATCAGCTCAGCAGGAAAACAGTTCAACGTGTACAGGGTCGGCCATCAAATCAGAGAGTGGGAACTCAGCTCGGAGCTCTGGCATCTCCAGTCAGAATAGCTCTACAAGTGATGGAGATCGATCTGTTTCCAGCCAAAGCATCAGCAGCGTTTCCTCTCAG
- the CDKN2AIP gene encoding CDKN2A-interacting protein isoform X4 encodes MAQEVSEYLSQNPRVAAWVEALRCDGETDKHWRHRRDFLLRNAGDLAPAGGAASASTDEAADAESGTRNRQLQQLISFSMAWANHVFLGCRYPQKVMDKILSMAEGIKVTDAPTYTTRDELVAKVKKRGISSSNEGVEEPSKKRVIEGKNSSAVEQDHAKTSAKTERASAQQENSSTCTGSAIKSESGNSARSSGISSQNSSTSDGDRSVSSQSISSVSSQD; translated from the exons ATGGCGCAGGAGGTGTCGGAGTACCTGAGCCAGAACCCGCGGGTGGCCGCCTGGGTGGAGGCGCTGCGCTGCGACGGCGAGACTGACAAACACTGGCGCCACCGCCGGGATTTTTTGCTTCGCAACGCTGGGGACCTGGCCCCCGCTGGCGGCGCTGCCTCCGCTAGCACGGATGAAGCTGCCGACGCCGAGAGCGGGACCCGAAACCGGCAGCTGCAGCAGCTCATCTCCTTTTCCATGGCCTGGGCGAACCACGTCTTTCTCGGGTGCAG atACCCTCAAAAAGTAATGGATAAAATACTTAGTATGGCTGAAGGCATCAAAGTGACAGATGCTCCAACCTATACAACAAGAGATGAACTGGTTGCCAAGGTGAAGAAAAGAGGGATATCGAGTAGCAATG aaggGGTAGAAGAGCCATCCAAAAAACGAGTTATAGAAGGAAAAAACAGTTCTGCAGTTGAGCAAGATCACGCAAAAACTTCTGCCAAGACAGAACGTGCATCAGCTCAGCAGGAAAACAGTTCAACGTGTACAGGGTCGGCCATCAAATCAGAGAGTGGGAACTCAGCTCGGAGCTCTGGCATCTCCAGTCAGAATAGCTCTACAAGTGATGGAGATCGATCTGTTTCCAGCCAAAGCATCAGCAGCGTTTCCTCTCAG
- the CDKN2AIP gene encoding CDKN2A-interacting protein isoform X2 — MAQEVSEYLSQNPRVAAWVEALRCDGETDKHWRHRRDFLLRNAGDLAPAGGAASASTDEAADAESGTRNRQLQQLISFSMAWANHVFLGCRYPQKVMDKILSMAEGIKVTDAPTYTTRDELVAKVKKRGISSSNEGVEEPSKKRVIEGKNSSAVEQDHAKTSAKTERASAQQENSSTCTGSAIKSESGNSARSSGISSQNSSTSDGDRSVSSQSISSVSSQLNKPQQRKGTTVFECLKVCKA; from the exons ATGGCGCAGGAGGTGTCGGAGTACCTGAGCCAGAACCCGCGGGTGGCCGCCTGGGTGGAGGCGCTGCGCTGCGACGGCGAGACTGACAAACACTGGCGCCACCGCCGGGATTTTTTGCTTCGCAACGCTGGGGACCTGGCCCCCGCTGGCGGCGCTGCCTCCGCTAGCACGGATGAAGCTGCCGACGCCGAGAGCGGGACCCGAAACCGGCAGCTGCAGCAGCTCATCTCCTTTTCCATGGCCTGGGCGAACCACGTCTTTCTCGGGTGCAG atACCCTCAAAAAGTAATGGATAAAATACTTAGTATGGCTGAAGGCATCAAAGTGACAGATGCTCCAACCTATACAACAAGAGATGAACTGGTTGCCAAGGTGAAGAAAAGAGGGATATCGAGTAGCAATG aaggGGTAGAAGAGCCATCCAAAAAACGAGTTATAGAAGGAAAAAACAGTTCTGCAGTTGAGCAAGATCACGCAAAAACTTCTGCCAAGACAGAACGTGCATCAGCTCAGCAGGAAAACAGTTCAACGTGTACAGGGTCGGCCATCAAATCAGAGAGTGGGAACTCAGCTCGGAGCTCTGGCATCTCCAGTCAGAATAGCTCTACAAGTGATGGAGATCGATCTGTTTCCAGCCAAAGCATCAGCAGCGTTTCCTCTCAG
- the CDKN2AIP gene encoding CDKN2A-interacting protein isoform X5: protein MAQEVSEYLSQNPRVAAWVEALRCDGETDKHWRHRRDFLLRNAGDLAPAGGAASASTDEAADAESGTRNRQLQQLISFSMAWANHVFLGCRYPQKVMDKILSMAEGIKVTDAPTYTTRDELVAKKG from the exons ATGGCGCAGGAGGTGTCGGAGTACCTGAGCCAGAACCCGCGGGTGGCCGCCTGGGTGGAGGCGCTGCGCTGCGACGGCGAGACTGACAAACACTGGCGCCACCGCCGGGATTTTTTGCTTCGCAACGCTGGGGACCTGGCCCCCGCTGGCGGCGCTGCCTCCGCTAGCACGGATGAAGCTGCCGACGCCGAGAGCGGGACCCGAAACCGGCAGCTGCAGCAGCTCATCTCCTTTTCCATGGCCTGGGCGAACCACGTCTTTCTCGGGTGCAG atACCCTCAAAAAGTAATGGATAAAATACTTAGTATGGCTGAAGGCATCAAAGTGACAGATGCTCCAACCTATACAACAAGAGATGAACTGGTTGCCAAG aaggGGTAG